The Candidatus Hydrogenedens sp. genome includes a region encoding these proteins:
- a CDS encoding immunoglobulin domain-containing protein, whose product MKKYYLNNFILLLAVMYSLLFAMNSEAQTSSAYYVGDPNGPDLIAPSGGVITFNTDGLFMEGQNGVTPTLHYATNAGGVAVFNFKNVNISAGVTINVIGTRPLAIAAYRDMTVASSFNVNGSLAGRSGGGVGGSGGAGGAGRPGGSSAGQGGAGGPSRPGGPGTDSFWQQGQPGQGGVVGVNGSQGANGFAGQNGSAGSPGTYGFGSQGGPAGGSLGQGGTIGGSGGGYGMGSTAVGSAGSGGGTGFPHGGNGGNGTDANQSLPGTNGASGQQGENGKNGGDGYSGMFNVPVNTLDLFGGAGGAGGGGGGGGQGGGQGGGGGGGASGGSGGGGGAGEYLADRANGGDGGASGKGGDGGVGGIGGVGGSGGSGGNGGNGGGAIILSARGLLRVPSLMTVDVSCTPPTTGSPGTIAPSLGQPNGPQVGYPSTGRGFGVAGEPGQVIDLLLFTIEGGDGGKGGNGNLGGSGGNGTVGGNGGSGGNGGYATPGMVKLHGSIVIANNLVVTAGGARDSDPNNNGKLTVISNMNDDLLNQYQPNTTLSTPTLVRGSTTNPGIYGISTFTDENRFPNHYYKHPFIPQLLGGPNIEGTLQSPYWNESYVSVLAPIAVIPQGAAPGTPRVVMKRLNYGGGNNWSPFKEFDQIFVINESDQTFSGLFLKVDNETFTPPATPKKINNGTGELQPYQIWTTTVPYNSVVALLQLAQILQQPTDLAVWPGGYAKFSVVVQSSTAVEYQWFRNTDGTFREIIGATNNFYEILSVPEALQGWYRVRIRNSAGDVFSRDAFLNVLEAPIITQHPQDVNEYPNMLVSFNVETLKPTDPPPAPGIDPTIDYTIVSRGYQWQYAPQIEPPELPPETIPPDSAFVDLPGSEAREKTLVIPSVSEANQGWYRVKVMNDTGEAISNPAKLNVYDGVKILSHPSSISAPPHANVTFQCRVTGALPIWWQWQKATSESGPWSNVPGLSGSYPIGTSPSGDPPGFTITGNILDVTENAYYRCKVFNGGSPLGVVTNPAYLEIRDPAIMIQPTSKTVNPGQAVQFIVSAGGSGILTYTWYFFPADMDGETLPPTPEVCNEPVPCVENIVRQGQGPAYAFYNIYGPPIGQGAQEENEGYYYVRVDNSMGFVNSAVVYLRVNDKPTIIVHPSNAQVDEGGAITLSATAYSTTNVTYQWRKGGFNLVSDGVHIFGATMNALSGTSTSTLQILGAQVDDEGYYDVVITNTAGYVISNQAYLIVGDPLEIIEVTNPGTVYVNTAEVRLSVTTQGGKGTRTYQWYKNGTAPENALGSPIQSNADPYTAYWVLYDVTLADQGVYYCSITDARGTLWTEAMPLNVYEHLTTPVIAGDPEVEKKVGESYTFEVIVSGGVPPLHYLWQHDDLMSKTVYTVGTDSPILEMNDLQVTDSGDYYVIITDSGQTWNEETQQYEPESKVSNHIRLTVSPEIPAGNVFGYVLLVGVIALTGGYILRKYQHKRIVQRNM is encoded by the coding sequence ATGAAAAAATATTATTTGAACAATTTTATTTTATTGTTGGCTGTCATGTATTCATTGTTGTTTGCAATGAATAGTGAAGCTCAAACATCCAGCGCGTATTATGTTGGTGACCCAAACGGACCTGATTTAATAGCACCAAGTGGCGGTGTAATAACATTCAATACAGATGGTCTGTTTATGGAGGGACAGAATGGAGTTACTCCTACTTTACATTACGCCACAAATGCTGGAGGGGTGGCTGTATTTAATTTTAAGAATGTAAATATATCTGCTGGGGTAACAATTAATGTCATAGGAACAAGGCCTCTTGCAATTGCCGCCTATAGAGATATGACTGTAGCATCATCTTTTAATGTAAATGGTTCTTTGGCTGGACGTTCCGGAGGAGGAGTTGGTGGCTCTGGTGGTGCTGGAGGAGCAGGTAGGCCTGGTGGTTCATCCGCTGGTCAAGGTGGTGCTGGTGGGCCATCAAGACCTGGAGGACCCGGTACTGATAGTTTTTGGCAACAAGGACAACCAGGACAAGGTGGTGTTGTTGGTGTAAATGGTTCGCAAGGTGCTAATGGTTTTGCTGGGCAAAATGGTTCAGCAGGTTCACCAGGTACATACGGTTTTGGTTCACAAGGCGGTCCTGCTGGTGGTAGCCTTGGTCAGGGTGGAACCATAGGTGGTTCTGGCGGGGGATATGGTATGGGTTCTACCGCTGTAGGTAGTGCTGGGAGTGGTGGTGGAACGGGTTTCCCTCATGGTGGTAATGGTGGTAATGGGACAGATGCTAACCAGTCCTTACCCGGAACAAACGGAGCAAGTGGTCAGCAGGGAGAAAATGGAAAAAATGGTGGAGATGGTTACAGTGGGATGTTTAATGTGCCTGTAAATACATTGGATCTGTTTGGTGGTGCTGGTGGTGCTGGCGGTGGTGGTGGCGGCGGTGGTCAAGGTGGTGGTCAAGGTGGTGGTGGCGGTGGTGGTGCTAGTGGTGGTAGTGGTGGTGGTGGTGGTGCCGGTGAATATCTTGCAGACCGTGCAAATGGAGGTGATGGAGGTGCGAGTGGAAAAGGAGGAGATGGTGGTGTAGGTGGAATCGGTGGAGTTGGTGGTTCTGGAGGTAGTGGTGGAAACGGTGGTAATGGTGGAGGTGCTATTATCCTATCTGCAAGAGGTTTGTTACGTGTTCCTTCCTTAATGACAGTAGATGTGTCTTGTACTCCTCCTACAACGGGTTCTCCAGGGACTATTGCCCCTTCGTTAGGCCAACCGAATGGACCACAAGTGGGTTACCCGTCTACAGGTCGTGGGTTTGGTGTAGCAGGCGAACCTGGACAGGTTATAGATTTGTTACTATTTACAATTGAGGGTGGAGATGGTGGTAAGGGTGGTAATGGCAATTTAGGTGGTTCCGGAGGTAATGGTACAGTAGGAGGTAATGGTGGTTCAGGTGGTAATGGCGGATATGCAACTCCAGGAATGGTTAAACTCCATGGTTCTATCGTTATAGCAAATAATTTAGTGGTAACTGCGGGTGGGGCGAGAGATAGTGACCCGAATAATAATGGAAAACTCACTGTTATTTCAAATATGAATGATGATTTGTTGAATCAATATCAACCAAATACAACGTTGTCTACACCGACACTTGTACGTGGTTCAACCACAAATCCAGGAATTTATGGTATTTCAACATTTACAGATGAAAATCGTTTTCCAAATCATTATTATAAGCATCCTTTTATCCCACAATTATTAGGTGGTCCTAATATTGAAGGTACTTTACAATCACCTTACTGGAATGAGAGTTATGTAAGCGTATTGGCGCCAATAGCAGTAATTCCACAGGGTGCTGCACCGGGAACTCCCAGGGTTGTTATGAAACGTTTGAATTATGGTGGTGGTAATAATTGGAGTCCATTTAAGGAATTTGACCAGATTTTTGTGATTAATGAGTCAGACCAGACATTTTCAGGACTCTTTTTAAAAGTGGATAATGAAACATTTACACCGCCTGCGACGCCGAAGAAGATTAATAATGGTACAGGCGAATTACAACCCTACCAAATATGGACAACTACAGTACCATATAATTCGGTAGTAGCATTGTTACAATTAGCACAAATATTACAACAACCTACGGATTTAGCAGTTTGGCCTGGTGGATATGCAAAATTTTCTGTCGTAGTGCAGAGTTCGACAGCTGTTGAATATCAATGGTTCCGTAACACAGATGGAACATTTAGAGAAATTATTGGGGCAACAAATAACTTCTACGAAATTTTGTCAGTTCCTGAAGCCTTGCAAGGTTGGTATAGAGTGAGAATTAGAAATTCAGCAGGTGATGTGTTCTCAAGGGATGCCTTCTTGAATGTGTTAGAAGCGCCAATAATTACTCAGCATCCACAGGATGTGAATGAATATCCTAATATGCTTGTGTCGTTTAATGTAGAAACGTTAAAACCCACTGACCCACCTCCTGCCCCAGGGATTGACCCAACAATAGATTATACAATTGTTAGTAGAGGTTATCAGTGGCAGTATGCACCTCAGATTGAACCACCAGAGTTACCTCCTGAGACAATACCACCAGATAGTGCATTTGTGGATTTGCCAGGCTCGGAAGCGAGAGAAAAGACTTTGGTAATACCATCTGTTAGTGAAGCAAATCAAGGTTGGTATCGAGTTAAGGTGATGAATGATACTGGTGAAGCTATCTCTAATCCTGCCAAATTGAATGTATATGACGGGGTTAAGATTTTAAGCCATCCATCAAGTATATCTGCGCCACCGCACGCAAATGTTACTTTCCAGTGCAGGGTAACTGGTGCATTACCTATCTGGTGGCAATGGCAGAAGGCAACGAGTGAAAGTGGTCCGTGGTCGAATGTCCCTGGCTTAAGTGGTTCATATCCTATTGGTACATCTCCGAGTGGTGATCCACCTGGATTTACAATAACTGGTAATATTCTGGATGTTACAGAGAATGCTTACTATCGTTGTAAAGTGTTTAATGGTGGTTCACCATTGGGTGTAGTTACCAATCCTGCATATCTCGAGATTCGTGACCCTGCTATTATGATACAGCCTACATCTAAGACAGTAAATCCAGGTCAGGCAGTACAGTTTATAGTTTCTGCAGGGGGTTCAGGTATTTTGACCTATACATGGTATTTCTTCCCTGCGGACATGGATGGTGAAACATTACCACCTACTCCTGAGGTATGCAATGAACCTGTCCCATGTGTTGAAAATATAGTAAGACAGGGTCAAGGACCTGCATATGCTTTCTATAACATATATGGACCTCCGATAGGTCAAGGTGCACAAGAAGAGAATGAAGGCTATTACTATGTCCGTGTAGATAATTCTATGGGTTTTGTCAATTCAGCAGTTGTGTATCTAAGAGTAAATGACAAACCTACTATTATAGTGCACCCATCTAATGCTCAGGTAGATGAAGGTGGTGCCATAACTCTATCTGCCACGGCTTATAGTACTACTAATGTAACATATCAATGGCGTAAAGGTGGTTTTAATTTGGTTAGCGATGGTGTACATATCTTCGGTGCCACAATGAACGCTTTGTCGGGTACCTCAACAAGTACACTACAGATTTTAGGTGCGCAAGTTGATGACGAGGGTTATTATGATGTTGTAATTACTAATACCGCTGGCTATGTAATTTCAAATCAAGCATACTTGATCGTCGGTGACCCACTTGAAATTATAGAGGTTACGAATCCAGGTACGGTATATGTGAATACCGCTGAAGTAAGGTTGAGTGTAACTACACAAGGTGGAAAAGGTACTCGTACGTATCAATGGTATAAGAATGGAACTGCGCCAGAAAATGCACTTGGTTCACCTATTCAGAGTAATGCTGACCCATACACGGCTTATTGGGTCCTATATGATGTTACGCTTGCTGACCAGGGTGTGTATTATTGCAGTATAACTGATGCAAGAGGAACATTGTGGACAGAAGCGATGCCTTTAAATGTATACGAACATTTAACTACTCCTGTGATCGCTGGGGATCCCGAAGTAGAAAAGAAGGTAGGAGAATCATATACATTTGAGGTAATTGTGAGTGGTGGTGTTCCGCCATTACATTACTTATGGCAACATGATGATTTGATGAGTAAAACAGTTTATACTGTAGGAACGGA